The Lepus europaeus isolate LE1 chromosome 5, mLepTim1.pri, whole genome shotgun sequence genome includes the window atctttgaaaatgaccTTCGTTTTAGGTTGGATTTTGTCTAGAAACCACAGAGCCCGGTCCCCTTCTATGGACAACAGAGGGAGAAACCTCTGGTAACAGGATAGACACCACTCGGCCCCCACCCAGGCAAAACAGCGTGCAAGCTGTGTGCTGAAGTCCCTAGGAGCTTGTTGCAAAACAGCGTTTCAGTATCTCCATGGGTCACCAGGAGGTTCCACAACCCGGGAGGTGTCTCTAAGGGGCACCACGCAGCAAAGCACGGCGAGCACTTCACAAGCGCCAGGCAAACACGGACGCCATTCCCACGTGCATATGAACGATCCAAGTCCTGAAACTCAAGGACCGAGAGAAAGAACAGCAAACAACACAAAAgaacgcaaaaaaaaaaacaacaacaacaacaaaaaaaaacacctcgcGCGCGGGGTCCCTTGCGCGGCGGGGGCAGCTTACCGCGAATTTCAAAGGTCTGTAGGCATCGGAATAAAAGTAGAACTTTTTAAACTCTTTGTACACTTTGTCCCCCTTCCGTGGAGCGTATCTCGTGAACGTTTTCTCCTTCGTCACCGGGTCTTCTTTAAGCTGGTAGTCGTTCATTCGCTCACACACGTTGTCCAAGAGGTCCACTAAGAACGCCTCGGACTGGACTAGGGGAATCTGCAGGGAAGCGGAGGAGACTTGGGTGCAGCTACTGTTAGTTCCAAGACGCCCGGCCAGGAACACACATGGAaacacgcaggcacacacacgcacacacacgcacacacgcgcgcgcgcggtCCCCACTGCGGCCAACACGTGCCGGTTTGCCCCTACACTTCTGTAACTGTAGCATTTACGAGGTGGCAGGGGGTTCCATCCTAGTTCAAAAAGCGCACGTTAAAGATGgacaggagggggaaaaaaaatccacgtTCAAACCAGAGACCGCCTATAGGGAACCGTCAGTCCTAAGTCACTGGACACGCAGAGCAAGGCGCGAAGCACCCGAAGTGGCGGTTAGGATCTACCTACTTGTCAAGGGAGACGGAGGGAGGGCGGGGGCGGGTGCAGGCAGAGAGAAGCTTGTTGCAAAACTCTCCCTGCGGTTCGCGAAGAAGTTGGAGAAGTCAAAAGTTTGTGGCTCCTCCGCTCGCTCCTCCTCGGGGCCGTGCGTCCGCTCGGGCCGCAGCTGCGCGCCGCCCCGGGCGAGGGGCTTAGGGCGCCGCACCTCTCCCCGGCGGGCTCCGCGCGGCTCTCTTTGGGAACAGCTGGTGCACGTCCCCGTGCGTCCCCGCTCCCTCGGCAATTCAGCCGGGATCCAGCAGGGACTCCGCGGCCACCACCTTCGCTCCGGGCGCGGGTCAAAGAGCACCCCTCGCCCTTGGTAACGGAGACAAAAACTTCTGGGCCGTCTAGACGGGTCAAGGTGCAGGAGCCTGCGTCCCCGCGGCTCCTTCCGGAAGGGGGCGTGGAGCCGCCAAGGGCGCCCGGACCGCGCCGCAGCCCCGCGGCCTTTGCGCGCTTTTTTCCCCTCTCCACCCTCTGCTGATCAAAGTAGGAAGTTTGCATGACAACCACTGTGAAAGGGGCTGAATCCCAAATGAACTCGATTTCTGCAGTGTTGATATATCCAGCCTCCATTGTCCCCTTTCAGTCGCAGTGTGAGCCCTTCCGGTGCCAACGACCGCGCTACATTCACAGGCGCGCTCGGGGCGCACAAAGGGTCTCCGCGCTTCACCGCCATCTGGCCACAAATCTGATCCGCCAGAGCGGCAGCATTAACATGAAAGCGCAGGGCGGTGGGCTCGCGGttgtgttttctaaaaaaaaaatctaggttgCATTATAAATCATCCCCCGCGTCACTATGCCACTGTAAGGAACCAACTttgtaaacacatttttaaaggaacACGCCAGCAGGAGAGAGTAAGAGGAGTAACGCCGCCGTTTAACTCTCGACTGCACCTGCCGGGTGCACAGGTAATGCTATCCCGCTTTctctccaccccctgccccaaaCTTGCTTTGAGTCTGGTAGTTTCCAAGGCCCATGCATTCAAACCTGCAGTTAAATAGCTGATCTAAACATGCcgcttcatttatttcttctctcactGACatagcaagtgtgtgtgtgttttttttttaaactcatgaaTGCTTTACTTTTTGATATAAAGTCCGCAGGCAAAAACCGCAACGTAAGGGGCTCAAAGCGCGCACTGCAGATTACAGGTAGCATTCTTATTTCCGCCTTTCCAGACTGCGAAGTTGTAACAGCGAAGATGTGGGTTAATGAAACTGAAAATCTGTGTAATTAACCGGCAGAAACTTGAGgattaaacatttattaatcCCTGGGAAAAATTATAAGATGCGGAGGTAAATTCTTAGATTACTATTAATCAAGGCAGATCATTGTGGAgcgattgtgtttttttttttttttttctgtgatactTGATTCAGGTATATTTATCCAATCGGTGTAAAATACATTCGTAGTTTCTGAATGAGAACAAGccatattttacttgaaaatgaaGAGTGGgctctttgattaaaaaaaaattcaagaaactcaTTCTCCCCCTTCTTGCCTTTTTCTTACCACTAGAAAAGTAAACCTCTCAGTGactgggaggaggggcgggggctgggagcgGATTTGGCAGGAGGGGCGCGGGGCCCCCTGGAAGAGTGCTTTTAGAAATGTTAGGGCACCAACCATCGCCTGGTGCACGGCCAGGCACTTCCTCTCCGGGAGAGGCTGCTCCATGCTCCAAAGACTCATTGTTCACGTTGACCTAACATTCTGAGCAGTGAGCAAAAATTGTGGGCATGTCAGTTAGGAGCCACAACACGTTGATGTGCAAAAAGGCCACCGCCTAACTTTCATGAGCCATTTGATTTATTTCCTGGGTTGTGCTGTTAGAAGACAGCCCCCCTCTCCGTGGTAAAACTTCCCACCTAACAGGAAACTGGCTTTCTGGTTTCGAATTTACGTGTTTGCATATAGTGGAGTAATGGCCATTTTAACACAAATATATTGTAGCAAGGGATCACCATGTAGATTTCTATAATTTCCTAAGTCTATAGCTGTTGGATATAATGAGCTAGTCCTCTGGTGTGAAGATGCtataaaagtagaaaa containing:
- the CNPY1 gene encoding protein canopy homolog 1 isoform X4, producing the protein MIPLVQSEAFLVDLLDNVCERMNDYQLKEDPVTKEKTFTRYAPRKGDKVYKEFKKFYFYSDAYRPLKFACETIIEEYEDEIFALIAQEARSLADRLCSEKSDDDFFENLLFGIITNLTIYR